A genomic segment from Neisseria perflava encodes:
- a CDS encoding helix-turn-helix transcriptional regulator, with protein sequence MTSPLKLARLGRKLTLEQVAELVGSDSGNISRIERAKQIPNRDLAAKLVELFREDGLTEVHLFYPERFETK encoded by the coding sequence ATGACTTCACCTTTAAAATTAGCTCGCCTAGGGCGAAAACTGACGTTGGAACAAGTTGCCGAATTGGTTGGCAGCGATAGTGGGAATATTTCCAGAATTGAAAGAGCGAAACAAATCCCGAATAGAGATTTGGCAGCAAAGCTGGTTGAGTTATTTAGAGAAGATGGACTCACGGAGGTTCATCTTTTTTATCCAGAACGGTTTGAAACCAAATAA
- a CDS encoding N-6 DNA methylase translates to MDNTVKELKKRIYSFGAAYKPSDVFRDFVELAALAIFNSYMRDDDWEIREERYHTIRREYKEEAFKIFPELLGVLASGCIRAVNVGSYEDFLGELYMDLGASNERNGQFFTPMSISRVMAKLAGIDTVEKLENKRFVSLLEPCCGSGANLLAFAEHIADSGKIPSLHMAAVAVDIDVLCVWMCFVQCHFYGIPAKIIHGDSIKNEFHTAWRTVHWLRGGFEDYMKAEIEADKKAAFDAKQHSQDETKITAPLLTLEEQLVLF, encoded by the coding sequence ATGGACAACACTGTTAAAGAGCTGAAAAAACGTATTTATTCGTTTGGTGCTGCATACAAACCCTCTGATGTTTTTCGTGATTTCGTAGAGCTGGCAGCCCTTGCGATTTTTAATAGTTATATGCGGGATGATGATTGGGAAATACGCGAGGAACGATACCATACTATCCGCCGAGAATATAAAGAAGAGGCTTTTAAAATCTTTCCTGAGCTGTTGGGCGTTTTGGCTTCGGGCTGCATTAGAGCGGTGAACGTCGGAAGCTACGAAGATTTTTTGGGTGAGCTTTATATGGACTTGGGAGCGTCGAACGAGCGTAACGGACAGTTTTTTACGCCAATGTCTATATCAAGAGTGATGGCAAAACTGGCGGGAATTGACACGGTGGAGAAGCTGGAGAATAAAAGATTTGTTTCTTTACTTGAGCCATGTTGTGGCAGTGGTGCGAATCTGCTTGCTTTCGCCGAACATATCGCCGATAGCGGAAAAATTCCAAGCTTACATATGGCAGCGGTTGCGGTAGATATTGATGTTTTATGTGTGTGGATGTGTTTTGTGCAATGTCATTTTTACGGTATCCCCGCAAAAATCATACATGGAGACAGTATAAAAAACGAATTTCATACGGCATGGCGGACGGTGCATTGGTTGCGTGGCGGTTTTGAAGACTATATGAAAGCCGAAATTGAAGCCGACAAAAAAGCCGCTTTCGACGCAAAACAGCACAGCCAAGACGAAACGAAGATAACCGCCCCTTTGTTGACTTTGGAAGAACAGTTGGTCTTGTTTTAA
- a CDS encoding lipopolysaccharide heptosyltransferase, whose amino-acid sequence MLIEKSVEVVTVKVSALFNPKDEQFPHFRLVPLEADRQGYLCLLFYIDRNNFLVLESRIKRYAAVRRLSLLQENAPYTVYEISR is encoded by the coding sequence ATGCTGATAGAGAAGAGTGTAGAAGTTGTTACCGTAAAAGTAAGCGCCCTGTTTAATCCAAAGGATGAACAGTTTCCTCACTTCCGTCTCGTTCCACTCGAAGCAGACAGGCAGGGTTATCTCTGCCTGCTGTTTTATATCGACCGAAACAACTTTTTAGTGTTGGAATCCCGTATCAAGCGATATGCGGCAGTTAGACGGCTGTCGCTACTACAGGAAAACGCGCCCTACACGGTTTATGAAATATCGAGGTAA
- a CDS encoding conjugal transfer protein TraL gives MKEVHFIAQGKGGVGKSTIASFLGDYLKAKASGEQLHCFDTDPVNPSFSRFSALNPEVIDILNDSNNIDSRYFDGLIEKLVNEEGIAVIDNGAATFVPLMSYMAENEVPSFLAENGIRMIIHVPLVGGQALDDCITGLVQTLNALQAEVVIWLNDFQGVVTKDKPFEEFGVYKQYKDRIIGVVHISHRNPDTFGADIKEMTTKNLTLTEAQTSGEFGLMPRQRLRTVQRELYEQLDQIEFLATQRQPEKSEA, from the coding sequence ATGAAAGAAGTCCATTTTATTGCACAAGGTAAAGGCGGCGTTGGTAAATCAACGATTGCAAGTTTTTTAGGTGACTACCTCAAAGCAAAAGCCAGTGGAGAGCAACTGCATTGCTTTGATACTGATCCCGTAAATCCTTCTTTTAGCCGTTTCTCGGCGTTAAATCCTGAAGTAATCGATATTTTAAATGACAGTAATAATATTGATTCCCGCTATTTTGATGGATTGATTGAGAAGCTGGTAAACGAGGAAGGTATTGCTGTCATTGACAACGGGGCTGCTACTTTTGTGCCATTGATGTCTTATATGGCAGAAAACGAAGTACCATCCTTCTTGGCCGAAAACGGTATCCGCATGATTATTCATGTACCACTTGTAGGTGGACAGGCTCTTGATGACTGTATTACAGGTTTGGTGCAAACGTTAAATGCTTTACAGGCTGAAGTGGTTATTTGGCTTAACGACTTTCAAGGTGTGGTAACTAAAGATAAACCGTTTGAAGAATTTGGTGTTTATAAGCAATACAAGGATCGTATTATCGGCGTGGTACATATTTCACATCGCAACCCTGATACGTTTGGTGCAGATATAAAGGAAATGACAACCAAAAACCTGACTTTAACTGAAGCACAAACTTCAGGTGAATTTGGCTTGATGCCTCGCCAACGTCTGCGTACGGTACAGCGTGAGTTGTATGAACAACTGGATCAAATAGAGTTTTTGGCTACTCAACGCCAACCGGAAAAATCAGAGGCATGA
- a CDS encoding LexA family transcriptional regulator, which yields MDIGQNIRARRKELKMTLEQLALEIGSDTGNLSRIERGQQSLTTEKISVIAKALNCSPVDLMSSHIAKDISLPSGYHRIPLLNKQQILDWDKIQSHVEFLKIDEWLITEEIISAQSFSFEINDLSMSPDFQVGDKIILDPTLQAEAGDFVLATSNAQDIFFRKYRARGIIDGKKVFELYPLNEDFEIFHSSHSELKTLGVMVEHRKYRRK from the coding sequence ATGGATATTGGACAAAACATTCGCGCTAGGCGAAAAGAATTAAAAATGACTCTTGAGCAATTAGCTCTTGAAATTGGTTCGGATACTGGTAACCTCTCAAGAATAGAAAGAGGTCAACAATCCTTGACTACTGAAAAGATAAGCGTAATTGCTAAAGCCTTAAACTGCTCCCCTGTTGACTTGATGTCATCTCATATAGCAAAGGATATTTCTCTTCCATCTGGCTATCATAGGATTCCTTTGTTAAATAAGCAGCAAATATTAGATTGGGATAAAATCCAAAGTCATGTTGAATTTTTAAAAATCGACGAATGGTTGATAACTGAAGAAATAATTTCAGCACAATCTTTTTCATTCGAGATAAATGATTTAAGCATGAGTCCGGATTTTCAGGTAGGCGATAAGATTATCTTAGACCCAACTTTGCAAGCCGAAGCTGGAGACTTTGTTTTGGCAACAAGTAATGCTCAGGATATTTTTTTCAGGAAATATCGTGCCCGTGGCATTATTGATGGAAAAAAAGTTTTTGAGTTATATCCATTAAATGAAGATTTTGAAATTTTCCATTCTTCCCACTCTGAGTTGAAAACGTTGGGGGTCATGGTTGAGCATCGAAAATATAGAAGAAAATAA
- a CDS encoding Ag473 family lipoprotein has translation MKKLLIAAMMVAGLAACTQEAKKETQEAASAVASDVNAAAENAASAVDAAASEAKGAAEQAVSDVKDAAADAKATADKAVSDAKDAAGKAVEEAKEAVSDAKDAAKDAAKDAMGKAADATQEAADKLKDAAK, from the coding sequence ATGAAAAAATTATTGATTGCTGCAATGATGGTAGCCGGCTTGGCGGCGTGTACACAAGAAGCGAAAAAAGAAACCCAAGAGGCGGCTTCTGCTGTTGCTTCCGATGTAAACGCTGCTGCTGAAAATGCAGCTTCTGCTGTTGATGCTGCTGCTTCTGAAGCCAAAGGTGCGGCTGAGCAAGCTGTTTCTGATGTTAAAGACGCTGCTGCAGATGCTAAAGCAACTGCGGATAAAGCAGTTTCTGACGCTAAAGATGCTGCCGGTAAAGCGGTTGAAGAAGCTAAAGAAGCTGTTTCTGATGCTAAGGATGCTGCCAAAGACGCAGCTAAAGACGCTATGGGTAAAGCAGCCGATGCGACTCAAGAAGCTGCCGACAAATTGAAAGACGCTGCTAAATAA
- a CDS encoding CopD family copper resistance protein yields MSIYALAHIIHVYCAIAFVGGVFFEMLVLSVLHTGRVSRESRREVERAMSYRAVRVMPPVVITLFISGIVMVYNRYLPILHHPFDSSFGIMLSIKILLAISVLVHFAIAVVKMARHTLTVGWSKYIHAVVFSHMLFIVFFAKAMFYLSW; encoded by the coding sequence ATGAGTATCTACGCACTGGCACACATCATCCACGTTTATTGCGCGATTGCCTTTGTCGGCGGCGTATTTTTCGAAATGCTGGTTCTCTCCGTTTTGCACACCGGCCGCGTTTCGCGCGAATCGCGCCGCGAAGTCGAACGTGCCATGTCCTATCGTGCCGTCCGCGTAATGCCGCCTGTCGTCATTACCTTGTTCATCAGCGGCATCGTGATGGTGTACAACCGCTACCTGCCGATACTTCACCACCCATTTGACAGCTCTTTCGGCATCATGCTGAGCATCAAAATCCTGTTGGCAATAAGCGTTTTGGTACATTTTGCCATCGCCGTCGTCAAAATGGCACGGCACACCCTCACCGTCGGCTGGTCGAAATACATACACGCCGTCGTATTCAGCCATATGCTGTTTATCGTCTTTTTTGCCAAGGCGATGTTCTACCTGTCTTGGTAA
- a CDS encoding TerC family protein, with protein sequence MTQYPSVGSPMFYGIFFIAVSIMIAIDMVSLKKNGAHKVSIKEALAWSGIWVAVSCTFAGWLYFELAGNPTYGAVVAKEKVLEFFTGYVLEKSLAVDNIFVFLMIFGYFKVEPKFQHRVLLYGVFGAIVLRAIMIFIGAALVQQFEWILYLFGAFLLYTGIHMMKPEAEVEEDLSQNKILTLLKKVIPTSQQFDGEKFFTIENGKRIATPLLLVLIMIELSDIIFAVDSIPAIFAVTTDPFIVLTSNIFAILGLRAMYFLLADFAERFIFLKYGLAFVLSFIGIKMLIMHWVHIPISISLSVVFGALGASILTSLVYTRQQEKK encoded by the coding sequence ATGACCCAATACCCGTCCGTCGGCTCGCCGATGTTTTACGGCATCTTCTTTATTGCCGTCTCAATCATGATCGCCATCGATATGGTATCGCTGAAAAAAAACGGCGCCCACAAAGTCAGCATAAAAGAAGCCCTCGCCTGGAGCGGCATTTGGGTGGCCGTATCCTGCACGTTTGCAGGCTGGCTCTATTTTGAACTGGCGGGCAACCCGACTTACGGGGCCGTTGTCGCCAAAGAAAAAGTCCTCGAATTCTTCACCGGCTATGTACTCGAAAAATCCCTTGCCGTCGATAACATCTTCGTTTTCCTGATGATTTTCGGCTACTTCAAAGTAGAACCCAAATTCCAACACCGCGTCTTACTCTATGGCGTATTCGGCGCCATCGTCCTGCGCGCCATCATGATCTTCATCGGCGCAGCCTTGGTACAACAATTTGAATGGATTTTGTACCTCTTCGGCGCATTCCTCTTATACACCGGCATTCACATGATGAAGCCCGAAGCCGAAGTTGAGGAAGACCTTTCCCAAAACAAGATCCTAACCCTGCTCAAAAAAGTCATCCCGACCAGCCAACAGTTTGACGGTGAAAAATTCTTTACCATCGAGAACGGCAAACGTATCGCTACGCCGCTTTTGCTGGTATTGATTATGATCGAATTGAGCGACATCATCTTCGCCGTGGACAGCATCCCTGCTATTTTCGCCGTAACCACTGACCCTTTCATCGTCCTCACTTCCAACATTTTTGCCATTTTGGGCCTGCGTGCCATGTACTTCTTACTGGCAGACTTTGCCGAACGCTTTATTTTCCTCAAATACGGCTTGGCTTTCGTGTTGAGCTTTATCGGTATCAAGATGCTGATTATGCACTGGGTACATATCCCGATTTCCATTTCCCTGTCCGTCGTCTTCGGCGCACTGGGCGCGTCCATCCTGACTTCTTTGGTGTACACGCGTCAGCAAGAGAAAAAATAA
- a CDS encoding helix-turn-helix domain-containing protein yields the protein MKTYDVKEAAQYCKCHPETIREHIRSGRLAASMPGRKYCITQPALDAFINELENARMLASLESRSEQKCRSINAKMASITLTSQRKAVKELDNLLAPKTKMKPKGCMTN from the coding sequence ATGAAGACATATGACGTGAAAGAAGCGGCTCAATACTGCAAATGCCATCCCGAAACTATACGGGAACATATCCGCTCCGGCCGTTTGGCAGCCTCCATGCCCGGACGGAAATACTGTATCACGCAGCCCGCACTTGACGCATTTATAAACGAACTGGAAAATGCGCGAATGCTGGCTTCACTCGAAAGTAGGAGTGAACAAAAATGCCGATCTATAAACGCGAAAATGGCGTCTATTACATTGACATCACAACGCAAAGCGGTCAAAGAATTAGACAATCTTCTCGCACCAAAGACAAAAATGAAGCCCAAAGGCTGCATGACAAACTGA
- a CDS encoding glycine zipper 2TM domain-containing protein, which produces MKKTFAKTVTLIMLAASLGACANMTQTQRNTAAGAVLGGVAGNLIGGDTGSTLGGAALGGVIGSQVHTRY; this is translated from the coding sequence ATGAAGAAAACTTTTGCAAAAACTGTGACCTTGATCATGCTGGCCGCTTCTTTGGGTGCATGTGCCAATATGACCCAAACCCAACGCAACACTGCTGCTGGTGCGGTATTGGGTGGCGTGGCAGGTAACTTGATTGGTGGCGATACCGGTTCTACCTTGGGTGGCGCGGCTTTGGGTGGCGTTATCGGCAGTCAGGTTCATACCCGCTACTAA
- a CDS encoding tyrosine-type recombinase/integrase produces MDITTQSGQRIRQSSRTKDKNEAQRLHDKLKHELWQQENFNEKPKRLWDEAAVRWIEEMGDKKSIRDDISRLRCLVHFRGIFLHHMSRDFIMQTINRMTCSDSTKNRYLALIRSILNKAEKEWGWLDNVPKLKLYREAKRRIRWLKHEEAQKLIDALPEYLADMAVFSLATGLRQRNVLGLKWSQINLSRKTAWIEADEAKAGRAIGVALNQTALGILEKRMGKHPSFVFTLPNGKPVKSISSRIWKNALSQAGIVDFRWHDLRHTWASWLVQAGVPLAALQEMGGWENVGMVQKYAHLAPEHLHGHAAILDSVGLGFDTKQAHPNIGGG; encoded by the coding sequence ATTGACATCACAACGCAAAGCGGTCAAAGAATTAGACAATCTTCTCGCACCAAAGACAAAAATGAAGCCCAAAGGCTGCATGACAAACTGAAACATGAATTGTGGCAGCAGGAAAATTTCAACGAAAAACCGAAACGACTGTGGGATGAAGCGGCAGTTCGGTGGATTGAAGAGATGGGGGACAAGAAAAGCATCAGGGATGATATAAGCCGTTTGCGCTGTTTAGTTCATTTCAGAGGTATCTTCTTGCACCATATGAGCCGTGATTTCATCATGCAGACTATTAACCGCATGACTTGTTCGGATAGTACCAAAAATCGCTATCTTGCCTTAATCCGATCGATTTTGAATAAGGCGGAAAAAGAATGGGGCTGGCTGGACAATGTGCCTAAGTTGAAACTGTATCGTGAAGCCAAACGCCGTATCCGTTGGCTGAAGCATGAAGAAGCCCAAAAGCTGATTGATGCCCTGCCGGAGTATTTAGCTGATATGGCAGTGTTCAGCTTGGCGACAGGCTTGCGGCAACGCAATGTACTGGGGCTGAAGTGGTCGCAGATCAATCTAAGCCGCAAGACGGCATGGATTGAGGCCGACGAAGCCAAAGCAGGACGCGCTATCGGCGTTGCACTGAATCAGACGGCACTCGGTATATTGGAAAAACGGATGGGCAAACATCCATCTTTTGTTTTTACTCTACCAAACGGTAAACCCGTGAAAAGCATCAGCTCGCGTATTTGGAAAAACGCATTGTCTCAGGCAGGCATTGTTGATTTCAGATGGCACGATCTGAGGCATACATGGGCAAGTTGGTTGGTACAAGCCGGAGTTCCGCTCGCCGCTTTGCAGGAAATGGGTGGTTGGGAAAATGTCGGGATGGTTCAGAAGTATGCCCATCTAGCCCCCGAACATTTGCACGGACACGCGGCTATATTAGACAGTGTCGGTCTTGGTTTCGACACAAAACAGGCACACCCCAATATAGGCGGTGGCTAA
- a CDS encoding TrbM/KikA/MpfK family conjugal transfer protein produces MKKSLGLLIAALLGAAPATYADDVLTGDTRLACEAILCLSSGDRPSECASSIRRYFSIRHKKLGNTIKARRNFLKMCPSSSESAEMSGLVDAIANGAGRCDAQELNRMMRYSRFEKVCEQKNKYRFGRQYTSDENCQMVKKFYVRPDKPEYCKAYYDHGWTTAGDKVRYVGEEKNGGRWVDIR; encoded by the coding sequence ATGAAAAAATCTTTGGGTTTGTTAATTGCGGCGTTACTGGGAGCAGCGCCGGCGACTTATGCTGACGATGTGCTTACAGGCGATACGCGCTTGGCGTGTGAGGCAATTTTATGTCTGTCATCAGGTGATCGTCCAAGCGAATGTGCGTCTTCTATTAGACGATATTTTTCGATTCGCCACAAAAAATTGGGCAATACGATCAAGGCGCGTCGTAACTTTTTAAAAATGTGTCCGAGTAGTTCGGAAAGTGCCGAAATGTCGGGTTTGGTTGATGCAATTGCAAATGGAGCTGGCCGGTGTGATGCTCAAGAGTTGAACCGCATGATGCGTTATTCAAGGTTTGAGAAGGTATGCGAACAAAAAAACAAATATCGTTTTGGCCGACAATATACGTCTGATGAAAATTGCCAGATGGTTAAAAAGTTTTACGTCAGACCTGATAAACCGGAATACTGCAAGGCTTATTACGACCACGGATGGACGACTGCGGGCGATAAAGTACGATATGTCGGCGAAGAGAAGAATGGTGGTCGCTGGGTAGATATTCGTTAA
- a CDS encoding replication initiation factor domain-containing protein: MAAALADGNPAPTAEGCPPRLIGGEQNKTPNPKGAEKSDNQDFEFEYFSHFVSDGKGKFIEIPLRRGRDDGAFIDQITLTIHEDSLPKVTGKGLVSDTEFVVKYSELLEEILGFGITQKLPFKGKFFYKSCYQLGPDNVEYGKVHYGGQRETMLVELNGTGCQAAIPGWENRLYEFLSKCIRPKITRVDVAHDFFNGEYTPDQALLDHDNGHFDVHNMRPKSECRGTAWRNDDGSGKTFYVGKRGNSKFTRVYEKGKQFGDVNSPWVRFETEFRAGDIEIPLDVLIYPGSYLGGAYPICTAIFKTESKRMDAKTETVNLSFDHKLFHARNQVGKMVNFLRDIGWDDTKIVDELVKGIEGYPKGLQPEQYDCRDQTQKIQYIHEEQKAIDDLNMQTLLDDLLDEKETAFPQDREKQHIRDIELEEKIISNFLNK, from the coding sequence ATGGCGGCCGCTTTAGCGGACGGCAATCCTGCGCCAACCGCCGAAGGCTGCCCCCCTAGGCTAATAGGGGGGGAGCAAAATAAAACCCCTAATCCGAAGGGTGCGGAAAAATCGGATAACCAAGACTTTGAGTTTGAATATTTCAGCCATTTTGTATCGGATGGAAAAGGCAAATTCATCGAAATACCGTTAAGACGTGGAAGGGATGACGGCGCATTTATTGACCAAATCACTTTAACGATTCACGAAGACAGTTTGCCCAAAGTAACAGGTAAAGGATTGGTTTCAGATACAGAATTTGTTGTGAAGTATAGCGAGCTGTTAGAAGAAATTTTAGGTTTTGGCATTACCCAAAAACTACCGTTCAAAGGAAAGTTTTTCTATAAAAGCTGTTACCAACTTGGCCCGGATAACGTCGAATATGGCAAGGTTCATTATGGCGGTCAGCGAGAAACAATGCTGGTTGAATTGAATGGTACAGGTTGTCAGGCTGCTATACCCGGTTGGGAAAACCGACTGTATGAGTTTTTAAGTAAGTGCATACGTCCAAAAATTACCCGTGTTGACGTCGCCCATGATTTCTTTAACGGCGAATACACACCCGATCAGGCATTACTTGATCATGATAACGGTCATTTTGACGTTCATAACATGAGGCCAAAAAGCGAATGCCGCGGTACTGCATGGCGTAATGATGATGGTAGCGGCAAAACCTTTTATGTAGGCAAACGCGGAAATTCCAAATTTACCCGTGTTTATGAGAAAGGAAAACAATTCGGCGATGTCAACAGTCCATGGGTCAGGTTTGAAACTGAATTTCGGGCAGGCGATATAGAAATACCCTTAGATGTTTTGATTTATCCCGGTTCGTATCTTGGTGGTGCTTATCCGATATGTACGGCGATATTCAAAACAGAATCCAAGCGGATGGATGCCAAGACAGAAACAGTAAATCTATCTTTCGATCATAAACTGTTCCATGCGCGTAATCAGGTTGGAAAGATGGTTAATTTCCTCCGCGATATAGGCTGGGATGATACAAAAATTGTCGATGAACTTGTAAAAGGCATTGAAGGTTATCCCAAAGGTTTACAACCTGAACAATACGACTGTAGAGATCAGACACAAAAGATTCAGTATATACACGAAGAGCAAAAAGCAATTGATGATTTGAACATGCAAACATTACTTGATGATTTGCTTGATGAGAAAGAAACCGCATTCCCACAAGACAGGGAAAAACAACACATTCGAGACATTGAACTCGAAGAGAAAATTATTTCAAATTTTTTAAACAAGTAA
- a CDS encoding ShlB/FhaC/HecB family hemolysin secretion/activation protein, with protein sequence MNPFFSSQAIFPPLSLLFLSLIAAFPVPTSAAPTPEAISQQQDILQRQREKQLREQMLPEQDVRLDDADTGREKMATQAGSANSDEASPCFPISEVELVGKGAAQFRFALNQALRQTHFVPGKCLHAGDINQIMSLAQNALIGRGYTTTRILAAPQNLNSGKLQLTLMPGYLRFIRIDRSNDAQTHAERIAAFQNKFPSRSDNLLNLRDLEQGLENLKRLPTAEVDIQIIPVEDEPNQSDVVVQWQQRLLPYRVSVGVDNSGSKTTGKYQGNITFSADNPFGLSDMFYVNYGRSIGDTPNEKNFDGHRKESGSNNYAVHYSVPFGKWTWAFNHNGYRYHQAVAGLSEVYDYNGKSYNTDFGFNRLLYRDAKRKTYLGVKLWTRETKSYIDDAELTVQRRKTAGWLAELSHKEYIGRSTADFKLKYKRGTGMKDALRAPEEAFNEGSSRMKIWTASADVNIPFQIGKQLFAYDTSVYAQWNKTLLTSQDKLAIGGRYTVRGFDGEMSLSAERGWYWRNDLSWQFKPGHQLYFGADVGHVSGQSAQWLLGQTLAGTAMGIRGQMKLGGNLHYDIFTGRALKKPDFFQSKKWASGFQISYTF encoded by the coding sequence ATGAACCCCTTCTTTTCCTCCCAAGCCATATTTCCTCCATTATCACTATTATTCCTATCATTGATAGCTGCCTTTCCTGTCCCAACATCAGCCGCTCCCACTCCCGAAGCCATTTCACAACAACAGGATATTCTCCAGCGTCAACGGGAGAAGCAGCTGCGTGAACAGATGTTGCCTGAACAAGATGTGCGTTTAGATGATGCTGATACAGGTAGGGAGAAGATGGCAACACAGGCAGGTAGTGCAAATTCGGATGAAGCAAGCCCATGCTTTCCTATTTCTGAAGTGGAATTGGTAGGTAAAGGAGCCGCTCAATTTCGATTTGCGCTCAACCAGGCTTTGCGCCAAACACATTTTGTTCCCGGCAAGTGTTTGCATGCGGGCGATATCAATCAAATCATGTCTTTGGCGCAAAATGCTTTGATCGGCAGGGGGTATACCACGACACGTATTTTGGCTGCGCCACAAAATTTGAATAGTGGCAAGCTTCAATTAACACTGATGCCGGGCTATCTGCGCTTCATACGAATCGATAGATCTAATGATGCCCAAACCCATGCTGAACGCATTGCAGCATTCCAAAACAAATTTCCCTCCCGCTCAGACAATCTGTTGAATCTGCGTGATTTAGAACAAGGACTGGAAAATCTCAAACGGCTCCCAACAGCAGAAGTCGATATCCAAATCATTCCCGTAGAGGACGAACCAAATCAAAGTGATGTTGTGGTGCAATGGCAGCAACGTTTGTTGCCCTACCGTGTAAGTGTAGGCGTGGATAATTCAGGCAGTAAAACAACGGGGAAATATCAAGGAAATATCACTTTCTCTGCTGACAATCCTTTTGGACTGAGTGATATGTTTTATGTAAATTATGGACGTTCAATTGGCGATACGCCCAATGAGAAAAATTTTGACGGCCATCGCAAAGAAAGCGGATCGAACAATTACGCAGTACATTATTCAGTTCCTTTTGGTAAATGGACATGGGCATTCAATCATAACGGCTACCGTTACCATCAGGCAGTTGCCGGATTATCAGAAGTGTATGATTATAATGGGAAAAGTTATAATACTGATTTCGGCTTCAACCGTCTTTTGTATCGTGATGCCAAACGCAAAACTTATCTCGGTGTAAAACTGTGGACAAGGGAAACAAAAAGCTATATTGATGATGCCGAACTGACTGTACAAAGGCGTAAAACTGCAGGTTGGTTGGCAGAACTTTCCCACAAAGAATATATCGGCCGCAGTACGGCAGATTTTAAGTTGAAATATAAACGCGGTACCGGCATGAAAGATGCTCTGCGCGCACCCGAAGAAGCCTTTAACGAAGGCTCGTCACGTATGAAAATTTGGACGGCTTCGGCTGATGTAAACATTCCTTTTCAAATCGGTAAACAGCTATTTGCCTACGATACATCTGTTTACGCACAGTGGAACAAAACTCTGCTCACATCCCAAGACAAACTGGCGATCGGTGGGCGCTACACCGTGCGTGGCTTTGATGGTGAAATGAGTTTGTCGGCTGAGCGAGGCTGGTATTGGCGCAACGATTTGAGTTGGCAATTTAAACCAGGCCATCAACTTTATTTTGGGGCTGATGTGGGACATGTTTCAGGACAATCCGCTCAATGGTTGTTGGGGCAAACTTTAGCTGGTACAGCAATGGGGATACGCGGACAAATGAAGCTTGGCGGAAACCTACATTACGATATATTTACCGGCCGCGCATTGAAAAAACCCGATTTTTTCCAATCAAAGAAATGGGCAAGCGGTTTTCAGATAAGCTATACGTTTTAA
- a CDS encoding phosphoglycerate kinase, which produces MGLDMYGYTMKAEFVGDRQTDVNVSEDEREEAALNHFAYWRKFNHLHGWMENLYRQKGGKAEVFNCCTVRLELEDLDRLESDLNEEKLEYTPGFFFGDDEIYPEDITETKNFIANARLAIATGQAVFYDSWW; this is translated from the coding sequence ATGGGATTAGATATGTATGGCTATACCATGAAAGCCGAGTTTGTCGGCGACCGTCAAACCGATGTGAATGTGAGTGAAGATGAACGCGAAGAAGCAGCACTGAATCATTTTGCCTACTGGCGAAAATTTAACCATCTTCATGGTTGGATGGAAAACTTATATCGTCAAAAAGGCGGAAAAGCTGAAGTCTTTAATTGCTGCACTGTTCGGCTAGAACTTGAAGATTTAGACCGTCTGGAATCTGATTTAAATGAAGAAAAATTGGAATACACGCCGGGCTTTTTCTTTGGAGACGATGAGATATATCCCGAAGACATTACAGAAACTAAAAACTTTATTGCAAATGCCCGTCTAGCAATAGCTACGGGACAAGCAGTGTTTTATGACAGTTGGTGGTAA
- a CDS encoding major capsid protein codes for MKLMNTCRKYGAKLAVVAAAPLALATQAYAALDEGAKSSIEAAKTDGLEAGWLVVGVFAALFVIAIVKRLLR; via the coding sequence ATGAAATTGATGAACACTTGCCGTAAATACGGCGCAAAACTGGCCGTTGTTGCCGCTGCTCCCCTGGCTTTGGCTACACAAGCCTACGCCGCTCTTGATGAAGGTGCAAAATCATCTATTGAAGCCGCTAAAACTGACGGCCTCGAAGCAGGTTGGTTGGTAGTCGGCGTCTTTGCCGCCCTGTTCGTGATTGCCATCGTTAAACGCTTGTTGCGCTAA